GGGTCAGATGCAGCACCGCCGCGGCCAGGGTTTCGTCGTCCATTTCCAGATCGTGCAGCACATCCGCCACCGCCAGGGCGTTGTGCAGGACCTGATGCTCCACCTCGGCAGCCAGGGCGCAGGCCTTACGCAACAGCGCCAGGGGCATACCACCACGCTCCCGCTGCAGCAGCAGAATCCAGTCGTTTATCGCCTCCCCATCCAGCTGGGCTTGCTCCGGCAGACGAGCAGTGGCGCTGACCACTCAGTTAGCCATCCAATACATGACTGACCAGGCCGTCCGCCAGCTTGGGCTCGAACCAGGTCGATTTGGGCGGCATCACCTCGCCGGCGTCGGCCACCGCCATCAGGTCTTCCATGCCGGTGGGGAACAGGGAGAAGGCCAGCTGCATCTCGCCGCTATCCACCCGCGCCTGCAGACCAGCAAGGCCACGGATACCGCCGACAAAGTCGATGCGCTCATCCCGGCGCGGGTCGGAGATACCGAGCAGGGGCTGGATCAGATTGGCCGCGAGCAGACTGACGTCCAGCCGCGCCACCGGGTCATCCACGGGGATCAGCTCGGGCTTGAGGTTGAGTCTATACCAGGACCTGCCCAGGTACATGCCGAACTCGGCCGGTCGGCTGGGTTTGACCGGGCTATCGCTGGGGCTGAGGCTGAAGGCGGCCTGGATCTTTTCCAACAGCTCGGCCTCGCTGTGGCCGTTGAGATCCCGCACCACCCGGTTGTAGTCGAGAATCTGCATCTGGTTGTGGGGGAAGATGACGCTGAGGAAGTAGCTGTAGGGCTCGGCACCGCTGTGCACCGGATTGGCCGCAGCACGGCTGGCGGCAATGCGTGAGGCGGCGGCAGAGCGGTGGTGGCCGTCGGCCACATAGAGGGCATCCATGTTATCGAAGGCGGTGGTGAGACGATCGAGCAGGGCCTCGTCATCCAATACCCAGAGCTCATGGCGCACGCCATCGGCAGCGGTGATATCGACCTCGGCCGGGGTCTGGGTGGTGGCGAGGAGAATGCCATCCACCTCCGCCTGACTCGGATAGACCAGAAACACCGGCCCGGTCTGGGCGTTGAGGGCGTCGATCTGGCGCACCCGGTCATCCTCTTTGGCCGGACGGGTGAATTCGTGCTTCTTGATCCGATTCGCGTCATAGGCCGCCACCGAGGCCGCCGCCACCAGGCCGGTCTGCTGGTGTTCGCCCATGGTCAGGCGATAGACGTAATAGGCCGACCGGGCATCACGCACCAGCATGCCCTGATCGATCTGATGCTGCAG
This is a stretch of genomic DNA from gamma proteobacterium SS-5. It encodes these proteins:
- a CDS encoding DUF1015 domain-containing protein, giving the protein MPLIIPFRGLRPAPGRAAEVAAPPYDVMNAAEARAMVEGRPWSFLHISRPEVDLAEGIDPYAPEVYAKAAQNLQHQIDQGMLVRDARSAYYVYRLTMGEHQQTGLVAAASVAAYDANRIKKHEFTRPAKEDDRVRQIDALNAQTGPVFLVYPSQAEVDGILLATTQTPAEVDITAADGVRHELWVLDDEALLDRLTTAFDNMDALYVADGHHRSAAASRIAASRAAANPVHSGAEPYSYFLSVIFPHNQMQILDYNRVVRDLNGHSEAELLEKIQAAFSLSPSDSPVKPSRPAEFGMYLGRSWYRLNLKPELIPVDDPVARLDVSLLAANLIQPLLGISDPRRDERIDFVGGIRGLAGLQARVDSGEMQLAFSLFPTGMEDLMAVADAGEVMPPKSTWFEPKLADGLVSHVLDG